Proteins from a genomic interval of Rosa chinensis cultivar Old Blush chromosome 2, RchiOBHm-V2, whole genome shotgun sequence:
- the LOC112187468 gene encoding protein POST-ILLUMINATION CHLOROPHYLL FLUORESCENCE INCREASE, chloroplastic, with translation MAATNGSIFASSTKPFQTTPSIFSSKASPASNTLGSSFKGSSLPKCPLKWKKVVKSSGKVCAAATAVATTPVEETKELTLPSWAMFELGRAPVYWKTMNGLPPTAGEKLRIFYNPAAKNLVPNEEYGVAFNGGFNQPIMCGGEPRAMLRKNRGKADSPIYSIQICIPKHALNLIFSFTNGDEWDGPYRLQFQVPKGFKNKPIEFFNEGLAEELSKDGACERAIFPDSSIVVNRCTIMGNLTVEGGDRCNLDLRLGCTDPSSPLYDPNANVDDGTCPMDLDS, from the exons ATGGCAGCAACAAATGGGTCAATCTTTGCGTCTTCCACCAAACCATTTCAGACCACACCGTCCATTTTCAGCAGCAAAGCAAGTCCAGCTTCAAACACACTTG GTAGCAGTTTTAAGGGTTCTTCATTGCCAAAGTGTCCTTTAAAATGGAAGAAAGTTGTCAAAAGCAGTGGAAAAGTTTGTGCCGCAGCAACAGCTGTTGCAACAACTCCAGTAGAGGAAACCAAAGA gTTAACACTTCCCTCATGGGCCATGTTTGAACTTGGAAGGGCCCCTGTATATTGGAAAACCATGAACGGTCTTCCTCCTACGGCT GGAGAAAAGCTAAGGATTTTCTACAATCCAGCTGCAAAGAATCTTGTTCCAAATGAAGAATACGGGGTTGCCTTCAATG GAGGTTTTAATCAACCTATAATGTGTGGTGGTGAGCCAAGGGCAATGCTTAGAAAAAATCGAGGCAAAGCTGATTCCCCAATATATTCCATCCAAATTTGCATTCCGAAGCATG CTCTGAACTTAATTTTTTCATTTACAAATGGAGATGAATGGGATGGTCCTTACAGATTACAATTTCAAGTTCCCAAGGGTTTCAAAAACAAACCAATTGAATTCTTCAACGAG GGACTAGCCGAAGAGCTGAGTAAAGATGGTGCTTGCGAAAGAGCAATCTTTCCTGATTCGAGCATTGTTGTGAATAGATGTACCATCATGGGAAATTTGACCGTTGAAGGA GGTGATCGTTGCAACCTTGATCTCAGACTGGGATGCACAGATCCCAGCTCACCTCTTTATGACCCGAATGCCAATGTAGACGATGGAACATGCCCAATGGATCTGGATTCTTAG
- the LOC112187467 gene encoding palmitoyl-monogalactosyldiacylglycerol delta-7 desaturase, chloroplastic, with translation MGLITSPPSNPKTHHYFNLHRSFRRPGSPVFGLRPLPRSSKVLNFVHCSSKQSEPNKCLSSTKLFTHFLTNSNRTLPSITTNAAVAEFTEPEPEKYKRIILSDVIVKRPRFLFKGRKWNSKDLATAGVVVGMHVLSLFAPFQFNWGAFWVAASLYVVTGLFGITLSFHRNLSHRSFKLPKWLEYLFAYFGAQALQGSPIDWVCTHRYHHQFCDSEKDPHSPVEGFWYSHMSWLFDTNSVAERCGGLDNVGDLQKQPFYQFLKATYIAHPIALGVLLYAMGGFPFIVWGMGVRIIWVYHITWLVNSACHVWGEKAWKTGDLSRNNWWVALLAFGEGWHNNHHAFEYSARHGLDWWQLDMTWYVVRLLQAIGLATDVKVPTEVQKQRMAL, from the exons ATGGGGTTGATCACATCACCACCATCCAATCCCAAAACCCACCATTATTTCAATCTCCACCGCTCATTTCGCCGGCCAGGGAGCCCAGTATTTGGTCTCCGGCCACTTCCTCGGAGCTCCAAGGTCCTCAACTTTGTTCATTGCAGTTCAAAACAATCAGAACCCAATAAATGCTTATCAAGCACCAAGCTTTTCACCCATTTTCTCACCAACTCTAATAGAACACTACCTTCCATAACCACCAATGCAGCTGTGGCAGAATTCACAGAACCAGAGCCAGAGAAATATAAGAGAATCATATTATCTGATGTGATTGTGAAGAGGCCTAGATTTTTGTTTAAGGGGAGAAAATGGAACTCAAAGGATCTGGCCACAGCTGGTGTTGTGGTGGGAATGCATGTTCTGAGTCTTTTTGCGCCTTTTCAATTCAATTGGGGAGCTTTTTGGGTGGCAGCGTCACTTTATGTTGTGACTGGTCTATTTGGTATCACTCTTTCTTTTCATAGGAATCTTTCACATCGGAGTTTCAAGCTTCCCAAATGGCTTGAGTACTTGTTTGCTTATTTTGGAGCTCAAGCACTTCAG GGGAGCCCAATTGATTGGGTCTGTACACATAGGTACCACCACCAGTTTTGTGATTCTGAGAAAGACCCACATAGCCCAGTTGAAGGATTCTGGTACAGTCACATGAGTTGGCTCTTTGATACTAATTCTGTGGCTGAAAGG TGTGGGGGCCTAGATAATGTTGGGGATTTACAGAAGCAGCCCTTCTATCAGTTCCTAAAGGCAACTTACATTGCTCACCCAATTGCTCTTGGTGTTCTACTATATGCGATGGGAGGGTTCCCATTCATTGTCTGGGGAATG GGTGTGAGGATTATTTGGGTGTACCACATTACTTGGCTGGTAAATTCAGCTTGCCATGTTTGGGGAGAGAAAGCATGGAAAACTGGTGATTTGTCTAGGAACAATTG GTGGGTGGCATTACTAGCATTTGGAGAGGGATGGCATAATAATCACCACGCTTTTGAGTACTCAGCTAGACATGGTCTGGATTGGTGGCAGCTTGACATGACTTGGTATGTTGTGAGATTGCTCCAAGCTATTGGATTGGCCACCGATGTGAAGGTACCAACAGAGGTACAGAAACAAAGGATGGCTTTGTGA